In a genomic window of Staphylococcus taiwanensis:
- a CDS encoding methionine ABC transporter ATP-binding protein produces the protein MIELNQVVKRYHTKDKDVLAVDHVDLNIESGSIFGVIGFSGAGKSTLIRMFNNLEAPTSGDIIIDGDNINKLSKAELRRKRQKVSMVFQHFNLLWSRTVLRNIMFPLEIAGFSKRKAVERAQELIDLVGLKGRENAYPSELSGGQKQRVGIARALANEPDVLLCDEATSALDPQTTDEILDLLLKIKERENLTIVIITHEMHVIRRVCDEVAVMESGRVIEQGKVTQVFENPQHEVTRRFVKDDLDDDFEESIKHLEPLDSDAYIVRLNFNGENTTEPVVSYITRAHNIDVNILEANIKNTRGGSVGFLVIHIPHIAKDEFEKFKDDLHQQHVNVEVVKHG, from the coding sequence GTGATTGAGTTAAATCAAGTTGTAAAACGCTATCACACGAAAGATAAGGACGTACTAGCAGTTGATCACGTTGACTTAAATATAGAATCAGGCTCGATTTTTGGAGTCATCGGATTCTCTGGTGCTGGTAAAAGTACGTTAATTAGAATGTTTAATAATCTAGAAGCACCTACATCAGGTGACATTATTATAGATGGCGACAATATTAACAAACTTTCAAAGGCAGAATTAAGAAGAAAACGTCAAAAAGTCAGTATGGTATTCCAACATTTTAATCTGTTATGGTCACGTACTGTACTTCGCAATATAATGTTTCCATTGGAAATTGCAGGCTTTTCAAAAAGGAAAGCCGTAGAGAGAGCACAAGAATTAATAGACTTAGTTGGCTTAAAAGGGAGAGAAAATGCCTACCCTTCAGAATTGTCTGGTGGTCAAAAACAAAGAGTTGGAATTGCACGTGCACTAGCTAACGAACCAGATGTTCTATTATGTGATGAAGCAACTAGTGCACTTGACCCACAAACGACAGATGAAATTTTAGATTTATTATTGAAGATAAAAGAACGTGAAAATCTTACAATTGTTATTATTACTCATGAAATGCATGTCATAAGACGTGTCTGTGATGAAGTAGCCGTTATGGAAAGTGGTCGCGTCATTGAACAAGGTAAAGTTACACAAGTATTTGAAAACCCTCAACATGAAGTCACTAGACGATTTGTAAAAGATGATTTAGATGATGACTTTGAAGAATCAATTAAACATTTAGAACCGTTAGATTCAGATGCATATATTGTAAGACTTAACTTTAATGGTGAGAACACTACAGAACCAGTGGTTTCATACATAACTAGAGCACATAACATTGATGTTAATATTCTTGAAGCAAATATTAAAAACACGCGTGGTGGCTCAGTTGGTTTCTTAGTCATTCATATTCCTCATATTGCTAAAGATGAATTTGAGAAATTTAAAGATGATTTGCATCAGCAA
- a CDS encoding thioredoxin family protein, whose amino-acid sequence MSKSVQVEDISENFNQEKHLIFGYTPMCGTCKVSERMLDIANEILQLPIKKIDLNFHPEFSEQNQIMSVPVLVVMNKSKETDRIYAFQSVPYLLEKLK is encoded by the coding sequence ATGAGTAAATCAGTTCAAGTTGAAGATATAAGTGAAAATTTTAATCAAGAAAAGCATCTTATATTTGGATACACACCGATGTGTGGCACATGTAAAGTTTCAGAACGAATGTTAGATATCGCAAATGAGATTTTACAATTACCAATTAAAAAGATAGATTTAAATTTTCATCCTGAATTTAGTGAACAGAATCAAATTATGTCAGTACCAGTACTTGTCGTTATGAATAAAAGTAAGGAAACTGATCGAATTTATGCATTTCAATCAGTTCCATATTTGTTAGAGAAATTAAAATAG
- a CDS encoding topiosmerase: MAILNKVIIVEGKSDKKKVQQVIAEPVSIICTHGTMSVDKLDDMIETLYDKHVFVLADSDDEGEKIRKWFKRHLSESEHIYVDRTYCEVARCPKNYLAHVLSKHGFTVRKEKSLIPNLTTERLVIMHE, encoded by the coding sequence ATGGCAATTTTAAACAAAGTTATTATTGTTGAAGGTAAATCTGATAAGAAGAAAGTACAACAAGTAATCGCTGAACCAGTAAGTATTATTTGTACTCATGGTACGATGAGTGTTGATAAATTAGATGACATGATAGAAACATTATATGATAAACATGTATTTGTATTAGCAGATTCGGATGATGAGGGTGAGAAAATCAGAAAGTGGTTTAAACGTCACCTGAGTGAAAGTGAACATATTTATGTTGACCGCACGTATTGTGAAGTTGCACGTTGTCCGAAGAATTATCTTGCTCACGTATTAAGTAAGCATGGTTTCACAGTTCGAAAAGAAAAAAGCCTAATCCCCAATTTAACTACTGAAAGGTTAGTAATTATGCATGAGTAA
- the gcvH gene encoding glycine cleavage system protein GcvH → MAVPSEFKYSKEHEWVKVEGNTATIGITEYAQGELGDIVFVELPEVDDEINEGDTFGSVESVKTVSELYAPVSGKIVETNDELEDSPEFVNESPYEKAWMVKVELSDESQLDELLSADQYKEMIGE, encoded by the coding sequence GTGGCAGTACCGAGCGAATTTAAATATTCTAAAGAACATGAATGGGTAAAAGTTGAAGGCAACACTGCAACAATTGGTATTACTGAATACGCACAAGGCGAATTAGGCGATATCGTATTCGTTGAATTACCAGAAGTTGATGATGAAATCAACGAAGGGGATACATTTGGTAGTGTGGAATCAGTTAAAACTGTATCTGAATTATACGCACCAGTATCTGGTAAAATTGTCGAAACAAATGATGAATTAGAAGATAGTCCAGAGTTCGTTAACGAATCACCATACGAAAAAGCTTGGATGGTTAAAGTTGAACTTAGTGATGAAAGTCAATTAGATGAATTATTATCAGCTGATCAATATAAAGAAATGATTGGTGAATAA
- a CDS encoding arsenate reductase family protein, with translation MIKFYQYSNCTTCKKAAKFLDTHGVSYEPIDIVQHTPTQKEFEDIIDKTGVEINKLFNTHGAKYRELGLKDKLKDLTDEEKLNLLASDGMLVKRPLAISGNNITLGFKEEQYKETWL, from the coding sequence ATGATAAAATTTTATCAATACTCAAATTGTACGACTTGTAAAAAAGCCGCTAAATTTTTAGATACACATGGCGTAAGTTACGAACCCATTGATATTGTTCAACACACACCAACTCAAAAAGAGTTTGAAGATATTATCGATAAAACAGGTGTAGAAATTAACAAATTATTTAATACACATGGAGCTAAGTACAGAGAATTAGGTCTTAAAGATAAACTCAAAGACCTAACTGATGAGGAAAAATTAAATTTACTCGCTTCAGATGGTATGTTAGTGAAAAGACCATTAGCAATTTCAGGTAATAACATTACTTTAGGCTTTAAAGAAGAACAATATAAAGAAACTTGGTTATAG
- a CDS encoding thioredoxin family protein, whose amino-acid sequence MQSIKSTEDFKSTIQSDKPVIVKFEAGWCPDCKAMDMWIDPIVEKYNDYDWYTVNRDELEDVAADNDVMGIPSLLVFENGNKRAHLHSANAKSPEQVESFLEETFNK is encoded by the coding sequence ATGCAAAGTATTAAATCAACTGAAGACTTTAAATCAACCATTCAAAGCGATAAACCTGTCATCGTGAAATTTGAGGCTGGTTGGTGTCCAGATTGTAAAGCAATGGACATGTGGATTGACCCAATTGTTGAAAAATATAATGATTATGATTGGTATACTGTTAACCGTGATGAGCTAGAAGATGTAGCTGCGGATAATGATGTTATGGGAATTCCAAGTTTATTAGTATTCGAAAATGGCAACAAACGTGCACATTTACATTCAGCAAATGCAAAATCACCAGAACAAGTTGAATCATTCTTAGAAGAAACATTTAATAAATAG